The following proteins are co-located in the Streptomyces sp. DT2A-34 genome:
- a CDS encoding M20/M25/M40 family metallo-hydrolase translates to MADGQALDEVVTFTSDLIRIDTTNRGGGDCQERPAAEYAAARLAEAGLEPTLLERTSGRTNVVARVEGTDPSADALLVHGHLDVVPAQAAEWSVHPFSGEIRDGVVWGRGAVDMKNMDAMVLAVVRGWAREGVRPRRDVVIAFTADEEASAEDGSGFLADRHAGLFEGCTEGISEAGAFTFHDGGGRQIYPIAAGERGTGWVKLTARGRAAHGSRPNRENAVTRLAAAVTRIGAHEWPLRLTPTVRAALTELAALYGLEADLDDVDGLLEKLGPAAGLVEATVRNSANPTMLEAGYKVNVIPGEAVAYVDGRCLPGMEDEFDATLDELTGPHVEWEFHHREVALQSPVDSPTYARMRAAVEEFAPEGHVVPYCMPGGTDAKQFSRLGITGYGFSPLKLPDGYDYGAMFHGVDERVPVEALHFGVRVLDRFLRTA, encoded by the coding sequence GCTGACGGGCAGGCACTGGACGAGGTCGTGACGTTCACCTCCGACCTCATCCGCATCGACACGACCAACCGGGGCGGCGGCGACTGCCAGGAGCGGCCCGCCGCCGAGTACGCCGCCGCGCGGCTGGCCGAGGCGGGCCTGGAGCCCACCCTGCTGGAGCGCACGAGCGGCCGTACGAACGTCGTCGCCCGCGTCGAGGGCACCGACCCCTCGGCGGACGCGCTGCTCGTCCACGGCCACCTGGACGTGGTGCCCGCGCAGGCCGCCGAGTGGAGCGTGCACCCCTTCTCCGGGGAGATCCGCGACGGGGTCGTCTGGGGCCGGGGCGCGGTCGACATGAAGAACATGGACGCGATGGTCCTCGCGGTCGTCCGGGGCTGGGCGCGGGAAGGCGTGCGGCCCCGGCGGGATGTCGTGATCGCGTTCACCGCCGACGAGGAGGCGAGCGCCGAGGACGGCTCCGGATTTCTCGCCGACCGGCATGCGGGGCTCTTCGAGGGCTGCACCGAGGGCATCAGCGAGGCCGGTGCCTTCACCTTCCACGACGGTGGCGGGCGGCAGATCTATCCCATCGCGGCCGGGGAGCGCGGCACCGGCTGGGTCAAGCTCACGGCACGCGGGCGGGCCGCGCACGGCTCCAGGCCCAACCGGGAGAACGCGGTCACCCGCCTCGCCGCCGCCGTCACCCGGATCGGCGCCCACGAGTGGCCGCTGCGGCTGACCCCGACGGTCCGTGCCGCCCTCACCGAACTCGCCGCGCTGTACGGCCTGGAGGCCGACCTGGACGACGTGGACGGCCTGCTGGAGAAGCTCGGCCCGGCGGCCGGGCTCGTCGAGGCGACCGTCCGCAACAGCGCCAACCCGACGATGCTGGAAGCCGGTTACAAGGTCAACGTCATCCCGGGCGAGGCCGTGGCCTACGTCGACGGCCGCTGTCTGCCCGGCATGGAGGACGAGTTCGACGCCACCCTCGACGAACTCACCGGGCCCCACGTGGAGTGGGAGTTCCACCATCGCGAGGTGGCGCTCCAGTCGCCGGTGGACTCGCCGACGTACGCCAGGATGCGCGCCGCCGTCGAGGAGTTCGCGCCCGAGGGGCACGTCGTGCCGTACTGCATGCCCGGCGGCACGGACGCCAAGCAGTTCTCCCGGCTCGGCATCACCGGCTACGGCTTCTCCCCGCTGAAGCTGCCGGACGGCTACGACTACGGGGCCATGTTCCACGGCGTCGACGAGCGGGTGCCGGTGGAGGCGCTGCATTTCGGCGTCCGTGTCCTCGACCGGTTTCTGCGGACGGCTTAG